In Topomyia yanbarensis strain Yona2022 chromosome 2, ASM3024719v1, whole genome shotgun sequence, one DNA window encodes the following:
- the LOC131684366 gene encoding neprilysin-2-like: MDLNVEPCDDFFNYACGRFVRKTTIPDDRVSINTFSVIRDRLKEQIHSLVSENVIENEPEPFKFSKNLFRICMNKTQIQKNGIKPLEAVFDHFGGWPVLKEDKWNFDSTWSWVKSVKDCRRLGYSTDYLINFSVGSDLENSSRRTIKIDQASLGTNREYLIKGINHPIVSAYYSYMVDMAVLLGASKERAQQDLLKSLNFEIALAKISISKEKRRNITALHNPMTVEEFQRRYPFTDWVEYFNVILRGTGITIDENEIINVNVPTFMDQLGQLLYNTPKRTLANYVLWRVSGFSSFFLTDSIRKRQLQYSTVISGKQKHEPRWKECADIVAERLSISVGALYVRKYFHIDSKHAALDMVNNIKSAFVDILKNVKWMDEITRQSALDKVGSMVTHIGYPDELMYDRNIAEYYDGLQLKPDESFLNAILLLNRFKTTKAFKRLRQPVNKTDWVSHSRPAVVNAFYSASENSIQFPAGILQGHFFAYDRPKYLNYGAIGYVIGHEITHGFDDKGRQFDKNGNLYDWWQPSTKRAYLQKARCIIEQYGNYTEPNVRLRVNGVSTQGENIADNGGIKEAYYAYRKWAEWNEPEPQLPGLDLTPEQMFWLSAAQTWCSVYRPETMSKRITTGVHSPGRFRVIGPMSNMVEFARDFNCPIGTPMNPVRKCEVW; encoded by the exons ATGGATCTGAATGTGGAACCGTGTGATGATTTCTTCAACTATGCTTGCGGAAGGTTCGTAAGAAAAACTACAATCCCGGACGATCGAGTCTCTATCAACACCTTTTCGGTGATAAGGGATCGGTTAAAAGAACAGATACATTCATTAGTGAGCGAAAATGTTATTGAAAACGAACCCGAGCCATTCAAGTTTTCGAAAAATCTATTCAGAATTTGTATGAACAAAA CCCAAATTCAGAAGAACGGAATCAAGCCACTTGAAGCTGTTTTTGACCATTTTGGCGGTTGGCCAGTACTGAAGGAAGATAAATGGAATTTTGACTCTACTTGGTCATGGGTGAAATCGGTCAAAGATTGTCGACGGCTGGGCTACAGTACggattatttaataaatttttcagttGGATCAGATTTAGAAAATTCAAGCCGCAGAACTATTAAA atAGACCAAGCTTCTTTAGGTACTAACCGTGAATACCTAATCAAGGGAATCAATCACCCGATAGTATCGGCGTACTACAGTTACATGGTTGATATGGCTGTTCTGCTCGGTGCCAGCAAGGAACGTGCCCAACAAGACCTActgaaatctttaaattttgaaattgcaCTTGCCAAGATATCGATATCCAAAGAAAAACGTCGTAACATTACTGCGCTGCACAATCCAATGACAGTTGAAGAATTTCAACGAAGATATCCCTTTACAGATTGGGTCGAGTATTTCAATGTGATTCTAAGGGGCACTGGGATAACCATCGACGAAAACGAAATTATTAACGTCAACGTGCCGACCTTCATGGACCAATTGGGGCAGTTACTTTATAATACCCCAAAAAGGACTTTGGCTAATTATGTACTGTGGCGAGTTAGcggattttcatcatttttcctTACTGATAGTATTCGAAAACGACAATTACAATATAGTACAGTAATAAGCGGTAAGCAAAAACATGAGCCTCGTTGGAAGGAATGTGCGGACATTGTTGCTGAACGTCTATCGATCTCGGTCGGAGCCTTATACGttcgaaaatattttcacattGACTCGAAACATGCCGCTTTGGACATGGTGAACAACATCAAGTCAGCGTTTGTagatatattaaaaaatgttaagTGGATGGACGAAATCACTCGGCAATCAGCTTTGGATAAAGTCGGATCAATGGTCACTCACATAGGATACCCAGATGAGCTGATGTATGATAGAAATATTGCTGAGTATTATGACGGTCTCCAGTTGAAACCAGATGAGAGCTTTTTGAACGCCATTCTGCTTTTAAACCGGTTCAAAACTACAAAAGCATTCAAAAGACTACGTCAGCCAGTCAACAAGACTGATTGGGTCAGCCACTCCAGACCAGCGGTTGTCAACGCTTTTTACTCGGCAAGCGAAAATAGTATTC AATTTCCGGCCGGCATTCTTCAGGGACACTTTTTTGCATACGACCGACCCAAGTATTTAAACTATGGAGCGATTGGATACGTAATTGGACATGAAATTACGCATGGTTTTGACGACAAAGGCCGTCAATTCGACAAAAATGGTAACCTGTACGATTGGTGGCAACCGAGTACCAAGCGGGCATATCTACAGAAGGCTCGATGCATAATTGAGCAGTACGGAAACTACACCGAACCGAATGTTAGGCTAAGAGTAAACGGTGTGAGCACCCAGGGTGAAAACATTGCCGACAACGGAGGAATTAAGGAAGCCTACTACGCCTATCGGAAGTGGGCAGAATGGAATGAACCTGAACCCCAGTTACCTGGACTTGATCTGACACCAGAGCAAATGTTCTGGCTATCGGCGGCCCAAACCTGGTGTTCCGTGTACCGACCGGAAACAATGAGCAAAAGGATCACTACGGGAGTTCACTCACCTGGACGATTCCGAGTCATCGGTCCTATGAGCAACATGGTTGAGTTTGCGAGAGATTTCAATTGTCCCATAGGAACGCCAATGAATCCGGTGCGAAAATGTGAGGTTTGGTGA
- the LOC131684367 gene encoding ATPase family AAA domain-containing protein 3A homolog has translation MSWLFGYKSQVPQMPPPPGAEGGAPQEPGSAGQAAGDQNLTKAERKAMEAYRFDSSALERAAEAARTLERSKHAREALELSKLQESTRQHEYMAKVKEYEAHIESSKVDQKRVDHEERRKTLAEETKQQQQRAQYQDQLARKRYEEQLAQQQRVQEENIRKQEESVAKQEAMRRKTIEHEMELREKNKMKLLEAELRAKAKVDRENRDLTLEQIRLKAEENRITVMEGIKTAGSVLGQGATALLTDWGKVATTVGGLSLLALGIYSAKGATGVTARYIEARIGKPLLVNETSRFSLLEAVRHPITTIQRFKAKPTDALHGVVLQPKLEERLRDVAIATKNTKHNKGFHRNILMYGPPGTGKTMFAKKLASHSGMDYAIMTGGDVGPMGRDAVTAIHKVFDWANTSRRGLLLFIDEADAFLRKRSSEHISEDMRSALNAFLYRTGEQNPRFMLVLASNTPEQFDYAINDRLDEMVEFTLPGLDERERLIRLYFDKFVLQPAAEGKKRFKVEQWDYSMVCSRMAQMCEGMSGREISKLGVSWQAACYASENGVLTEKMVLDRCDAAVRQHRQKMAWLSEQEKQDHKSITGGKGYVIES, from the exons ATGTCCTGGTTATTTGGGTACAAAAGCCAAGTACCGCAGATGCCCCCTCCACCCGGTGCTGAAGGTGGAGCGCCACAAGAGCCGGGTTCTGCGGGACAAGCTGCTGGGGATCAGAATTTAACCAAGGCAGAACGAAAGGCCATGGAAGCGTACCGGTTCGATTCGTCTGCGCTTGAGCGAGCTGCTGAAGCTGCCCGAACACTGGAACGTTCAA AACATGCTCGGGAAGCGCTAGAGTTATCAAAGTTGCAAGAATCTACGAGACAGCATGAATACATGGCCAAGGTGAAAGAGTATGAGGCACATATTGAGTCCTCCAAAGTCGATCAGAAACGGGTTGATCACGAGGAACGTCGCAAAACATTGGCCGAAGAGAccaagcaacagcaacagcgagCACAGTATCAAGATCAACTAGCCAGGAAACGATATGAGGAGCAACTAGCCCAGCAACAACGAGTGCAGGAGGAAAATATACGCAAACAGGAAGAAAGCGTAGCTAAACAGGAAGCGATGCGCAGAAAAACAATTGAACATGAAATGGAATTGCGcgaaaagaataaaatgaaactTTTGGAGGCAGAGTTACGagcaaaagcaaaagttgatcgTGAAAATCGTGATCTAACGTTGGAACAGATCCGGTTAAAGGCTGAGGAAAATCGTATTACGGTGATGGAAGGCATAAAGACGGCCGGATCGGTACTGGGCCAGGGAGCGACTGCTTTGCTAACAGATTGGGGCAAAGTGGCTACAACTGTTGGAGGTCTTTCACTCTTAGCATTGGGCATTTATTCTGCAAAAGGTGCAACTGGTGTCACTGCCCGTTATATAGAAGCACGGATTGGCAAACCCTTACTCGTTAACGAGACTTCTAGATTTTCACTTCTGGAAGCAGTCCGTCATCCAATTACGACAATTCAACGGTTCAAGGCTAAGCCTACGGATGCACTACACGGAGTTGTGCTACAACCGAAACTGGAGGAGCGTTTGCGAGATGTCGCCATAGCCACAAAAAATACTAAGCATAATAAGGGATTTCATCGAAATATTTTGATGTACGGACCACCTGGTACCGGCAAGACAATGTTCGCTAAAAAGTTGGCTTCTCACTCCGGGATGGACTATGCAATCATGACTGGCGGTGATGTCGGTCCAATGGGGAGAGATGCCGTGACTGCAATCCACAAAGTGTTTGATTGGGCTAACACCAGTCGGCGTGGATTGCTCTTATTTATTGACGAAGCCGATGCCTTTTTGCGTAAACGTTCGTCGGAACACATATCTGAGGATATGCGATCAGCCCTGAATGCATTTTTGTATCGAACAGGCGAACAAAATCCGCGCTTCATGTTGGTTTTAGCGTCCAACACTCCCGAACAGTTTGATTATGCTATCAACGATCGTTTGGATGAAATGGTAGAATTtacactacctggactagacgAGCGAGAGCGATTGATTCGATTGTACTTtgacaaatttgttttgcagcCTGCAGCCGAAGGAAAAAA GCGTTTCAAGGTAGAACAATGGGACTATAGCATGGTTTGCAGCAGAATGGCCCAGATGTGTGAGGGAATGTCTGGTCGAGAAATTTCCAAGTTAGGCGTCTCATGGCAGGCGGCTTGCTATGCCTCCGAGAATGGAGTTCTTACCGAGAAAATGGTTCTGGATCGCTGTGACGCGGCGGTTCGTCAACACAGGCAGAAG ATGGCATGGCTCTCGGAACAGGAAAAGCAAGACCACAAATCGATAACCGGTGGCAAAGGTTATGTAATTGAATCGTAG